Proteins encoded by one window of Rubinisphaera margarita:
- a CDS encoding aldo/keto reductase, with the protein MRKRTLGRTGLQVTQLGYGSMGLRGPRTWGVRVVSDAEADRFLNEVLDSGINFIDTAPDYGVAEERIGRALSKRRDEFYLATKCGCDPVQHDDQLEIRHTWTAEVIKNNLEQSLRNLQTDHIDLMQFHGGDAHTLVEAGLVDLLRDFQQQGRIRFFGVSTSLPELPALIELDVFDTFQIPYSCLNRAHHDLITQAAATGAGIIIRGGIAHGGPDAEIQRDKLNAIWNTAGLDELLTEGMNRAELILRYTISHPHCDTTIVGTCNPAHLAENQQAVEKGPLPESLYNEITSRVKQTGQ; encoded by the coding sequence ATGCGTAAACGCACACTGGGGCGAACCGGACTGCAGGTGACGCAGCTTGGCTACGGGAGCATGGGACTCCGCGGGCCACGAACGTGGGGCGTCCGTGTCGTCAGCGATGCGGAAGCCGATCGGTTTCTGAATGAAGTGCTCGACTCCGGGATCAATTTCATCGATACCGCTCCCGACTATGGGGTCGCTGAGGAGCGGATCGGACGGGCACTAAGCAAACGTCGCGACGAATTCTACCTGGCGACCAAATGTGGCTGCGATCCCGTTCAGCACGACGACCAACTTGAGATCCGTCACACGTGGACGGCTGAGGTGATCAAGAACAACCTTGAGCAGAGCCTGCGTAACCTGCAGACGGACCATATCGATCTCATGCAGTTTCACGGCGGCGACGCCCACACGCTGGTCGAGGCAGGGCTGGTCGATCTGCTCAGAGACTTCCAGCAACAGGGGAGAATCCGCTTCTTCGGCGTCTCGACTTCTCTCCCGGAGCTGCCGGCGCTGATCGAACTCGACGTCTTCGACACATTCCAGATTCCCTACTCGTGTCTGAACCGGGCTCATCACGATCTGATTACCCAGGCTGCCGCGACCGGGGCGGGGATCATTATTCGAGGAGGCATTGCCCACGGAGGCCCCGACGCCGAGATCCAGCGAGACAAGCTCAATGCGATTTGGAATACAGCTGGACTCGACGAACTCCTGACGGAGGGAATGAATCGAGCCGAACTGATTCTGCGCTATACCATTTCGCATCCGCATTGCGATACGACCATTGTCGGAACCTGCAACCCGGCACACCTCGCTGAGAATCAGCAGGCCGTCGAAAAAGGCCCGCTTCCGGAGTCGTTGTACAACGAGATCACGTCACGCGTGAAGCAGACGGGACAATAA